One Bacteroidales bacterium DNA segment encodes these proteins:
- a CDS encoding DUF2524 family protein: protein TSKRSWAMLMSLSALGGIMLYKMIKRNRLLEDMKKREKDLKDLEDEYEQLREQHEITEENYEKAKERLEEAKKQMVKDIIDADKEHRERLKEIEKDFENKSADELMRMTEELLGK from the coding sequence TTACCAGCAAAAGATCCTGGGCCATGCTTATGAGCCTTTCCGCTCTGGGCGGTATAATGCTGTACAAGATGATCAAAAGAAACCGCCTGCTTGAAGATATGAAAAAGCGTGAAAAGGACCTGAAAGACCTGGAAGATGAATATGAGCAGCTCAGGGAACAGCATGAGATCACGGAGGAGAACTATGAGAAGGCGAAGGAACGCCTGGAAGAGGCCAAGAAACAGATGGTCAAAGACATCATAGATGCTGATAAGGAACACCGGGAACGGCTGAAGGAGATCGAGAAGGACTTTGAAAACAAGTCGGCCGATGAGCTCATGCGAATGACCGAAGAGCTGCTGGGCAAATAA
- a CDS encoding OsmC family protein, whose translation MNMEVYFNGNKKVNAKWNGHDIQTDQPEKGGGEDSAPSPFDLFLASIGTCTGIYVKNFCDQRNIPSDNIKIIQKLNFNQSTRLIDKIDVEIQLPDDFPDKYRNAVVKAAEKCTVKRHLQDPPEIGVETKHVNVE comes from the coding sequence ATGAATATGGAAGTATATTTTAACGGGAATAAGAAGGTGAATGCGAAATGGAACGGACACGACATCCAAACCGATCAGCCGGAAAAGGGAGGCGGAGAAGATTCAGCGCCGTCGCCTTTTGATCTGTTCCTGGCATCGATCGGTACGTGTACCGGTATCTATGTGAAGAATTTCTGTGATCAGCGCAATATACCAAGCGATAACATCAAAATCATTCAAAAGCTGAATTTTAATCAATCTACCAGGCTGATAGATAAAATCGATGTGGAGATTCAGCTACCGGATGATTTTCCTGACAAATACAGGAATGCCGTGGTTAAAGCAGCAGAAAAATGCACGGTGAAACGGCATCTGCAGGATCCGCCGGAGATTGGGGTGGAAACGAAACACGTGAATGTGGAGTAG